One genomic window of Sulfurovum lithotrophicum includes the following:
- the nusA gene encoding transcription termination factor NusA: protein MEKILDIIEAIAHEKNISREHAIEAFKDALVNTAKKLTSFTSNFEVTIDNDTKTYSVHKVITVVADDDEQLYVEVGKDDNKEKILSDAFMPLSEAKEFDESLEIGDKLTEEFVLEDYGRTASANLFRELEYHIQRRIEQDLFEKYREKVGTVMLGTVNRIDADDNTHVEIGELKGILTLRNRIKGEKFKRGDTIRALLRYVSVDPQYGLFLELTRTSPKFLEALMASEVPEIADGVVEIVNAARIPGERAKIALKTEQMNVDPIGAAVGVKGVRINAVSEELNGENIDCIEYSPIPEIFITRALSPAITQSIKVDQDEKKAVINITGDQKAKAIGKSGINIRLASMLTGYTIELNEVEGITERQPESAAGAEAEKTKDTSALENLFK, encoded by the coding sequence ATGGAAAAAATATTAGACATCATCGAAGCGATCGCACATGAGAAAAATATCTCAAGAGAGCATGCCATCGAAGCCTTCAAGGATGCTTTGGTCAATACAGCCAAAAAACTGACAAGCTTCACAAGCAACTTTGAAGTAACGATAGACAACGACACAAAAACATACTCCGTGCACAAGGTCATTACCGTTGTGGCAGACGATGACGAACAGCTTTACGTTGAAGTAGGCAAAGATGACAACAAAGAAAAGATACTCTCCGATGCTTTCATGCCGCTTTCCGAAGCAAAGGAATTCGACGAATCCCTTGAGATCGGCGACAAGTTGACAGAGGAATTCGTGCTTGAAGACTATGGACGTACAGCTTCTGCCAATCTTTTCAGGGAACTCGAATACCACATACAGCGACGTATCGAGCAGGACCTCTTCGAGAAATACCGAGAGAAAGTCGGTACCGTCATGCTTGGAACTGTCAACCGAATTGATGCAGATGACAACACCCATGTAGAGATAGGAGAACTAAAAGGTATCTTGACACTCAGAAACCGTATCAAAGGTGAGAAGTTCAAACGCGGCGATACCATCAGGGCACTGCTTCGATACGTCAGTGTCGATCCCCAGTACGGCCTTTTTCTTGAACTTACACGTACCTCTCCCAAATTCCTTGAAGCGCTGATGGCAAGTGAAGTACCCGAGATCGCAGACGGTGTCGTAGAGATCGTCAATGCAGCAAGGATTCCGGGGGAACGAGCAAAGATCGCCCTGAAAACAGAGCAGATGAACGTGGACCCTATCGGTGCGGCCGTCGGTGTCAAGGGTGTACGTATCAACGCAGTAAGCGAAGAGCTGAACGGTGAGAACATCGACTGTATCGAGTATTCACCGATACCGGAGATATTCATCACAAGAGCCCTAAGCCCTGCGATCACCCAAAGTATCAAAGTAGACCAGGATGAGAAAAAAGCTGTCATCAACATTACCGGTGATCAGAAAGCCAAAGCCATCGGTAAAAGCGGTATCAATATCCGTCTGGCATCTATGCTGACAGGCTATACGATAGAACTGAATGAAGTCGAAGGTATTACAGAAAGACAGCCTGAATCTGCTGCCGGCGCTGAAGCGGAGAAGACAAAAGATACAAGTGCCTTGGAAAACCTGTTTAAATAA
- a CDS encoding triose-phosphate isomerase yields MIFAANFKMNHTRASTKAYLDALNQKLASKRSEDRVFIFPPSTALDHYDGDFTIGAQNAYPEKNGAFTGEIGLDQLDEFGIKTILIGHSERRDILGEDQALIAQKFSYFKSKGFEIIYCIGEALEVREEGEDTVMVHLLSQFKGIDLAYEKLIIAYEPIWAIGTGRSAKVEEIASTHSTLKKHFDRPLLYGGSVKPANIKEITAIEGVDGVLVGSASLEVESFTEMIFC; encoded by the coding sequence ATGATCTTTGCAGCCAATTTTAAAATGAATCATACACGTGCATCAACCAAAGCGTATCTGGATGCTTTGAATCAGAAATTGGCTTCAAAACGCAGTGAAGACCGTGTGTTCATCTTTCCTCCTTCAACGGCACTTGACCATTATGATGGTGACTTCACGATCGGTGCACAGAACGCTTATCCAGAGAAGAATGGTGCCTTTACCGGTGAGATAGGCCTCGATCAGCTTGACGAATTCGGTATCAAAACCATTCTCATCGGACATAGTGAACGGCGTGATATTCTGGGGGAAGATCAGGCGCTGATTGCCCAAAAATTCTCTTATTTCAAATCAAAGGGTTTTGAGATCATTTACTGTATCGGCGAGGCTTTGGAAGTGAGGGAAGAAGGAGAGGATACAGTGATGGTTCATCTGCTTTCCCAGTTTAAAGGGATCGATCTTGCTTATGAAAAACTTATCATTGCCTATGAACCGATCTGGGCGATCGGTACAGGGCGTTCTGCAAAAGTTGAAGAAATCGCTTCAACCCATAGTACATTGAAAAAACATTTTGACAGACCACTCCTATATGGCGGTTCAGTTAAACCGGCAAACATTAAAGAAATTACTGCTATTGAAGGTGTGGATGGTGTTCTGGTGGGTTCTGCTTCTCTGGAAGTGGAGAGTTTTACGGAGATGATCTTTTGTTAG
- the argS gene encoding arginine--tRNA ligase yields the protein MKLKEEVNKVIKAAFDKAGIDAEPISVSEATKPEFGDYQFNGAMALSKKLRKNPREIASEIMGHLDFSGIVAKAEIAGPGFINLWLNDTWVAQACEKARADERLGIEKTSNPIKVVVDYSGPNMAKQMHVGHLRSTIIGDTLANLLEFLGDEVIRQNHIGDWGTQFGMLIAYLEERGEDGSGSLKDLEQFYKDAKKRFDEDEAFADKAREYVVKIQSGDEHCLNLWQKFIDISLGHCEEVYDKLCVRLTREDVKAESFYNEDLPEVVADLAKEGRLRESEGAQCVFFEEDEIPVIVQKGDGGYLYATTDLAALRYRANILGAKRISYVVDARQGEHFKQIFKVAKMSGFVPEDVKLEHVAFGTMMDKGGKPFKTRDGGTVKLIDLLDEAVVKAKAAIKEKDDYSEEEVEKLAKTIGIGAVKYADLSINRESNYIFNWDKMLSFEGNTSLYMQYAYARIQSIFRRYGGEIKGDIVITDVLEHRLSVMLLRFEEVLERAAEDAAPNQITTYLYELVTLFMRFYEQNPILKEGVDEATKQSRLALADMTAKTIKQGLDILGIEVVDKL from the coding sequence ATGAAGTTAAAAGAAGAAGTTAACAAAGTCATCAAAGCAGCTTTTGACAAAGCAGGTATCGATGCGGAACCCATTTCTGTCTCGGAAGCGACCAAGCCGGAATTTGGAGACTATCAGTTCAATGGTGCCATGGCGCTTTCCAAAAAACTGAGGAAGAACCCGAGAGAGATCGCCTCTGAGATCATGGGGCATCTTGATTTTTCAGGTATCGTGGCCAAAGCGGAGATCGCAGGGCCCGGGTTTATCAATCTCTGGCTGAATGATACATGGGTGGCACAGGCTTGTGAAAAAGCGCGTGCCGACGAGAGACTGGGTATCGAGAAGACAAGTAATCCCATCAAAGTGGTCGTCGATTATTCCGGGCCGAACATGGCAAAACAGATGCATGTAGGGCATCTGCGTTCCACGATCATCGGGGATACACTGGCGAATCTTCTGGAATTCCTTGGTGATGAGGTGATCCGCCAGAACCACATCGGTGACTGGGGAACGCAGTTCGGTATGCTCATTGCCTATCTCGAAGAGAGGGGAGAAGACGGTTCAGGCAGCCTGAAAGACCTGGAGCAGTTTTACAAGGATGCCAAGAAGCGTTTTGACGAGGATGAAGCTTTTGCCGATAAGGCAAGAGAATATGTTGTCAAGATCCAGAGCGGGGACGAACACTGTCTGAATCTCTGGCAGAAATTCATCGATATCTCCCTGGGGCACTGTGAAGAAGTGTATGACAAGCTCTGTGTCAGGCTGACACGCGAAGATGTCAAAGCAGAAAGTTTTTACAATGAAGACCTTCCTGAAGTGGTAGCGGATCTTGCAAAAGAGGGCAGGCTGAGAGAGAGTGAAGGGGCACAATGTGTCTTTTTTGAGGAAGATGAAATCCCTGTGATCGTCCAGAAAGGAGATGGCGGGTACCTCTACGCGACGACCGATCTTGCGGCCTTGCGCTACAGAGCCAATATACTGGGTGCCAAACGTATCTCCTATGTGGTGGATGCCAGACAGGGTGAGCACTTCAAGCAGATTTTCAAAGTAGCCAAAATGTCCGGTTTTGTACCCGAAGATGTCAAACTTGAACATGTTGCTTTCGGTACCATGATGGACAAAGGCGGCAAACCGTTCAAAACACGTGACGGTGGAACTGTAAAGCTCATCGACCTTTTGGATGAAGCGGTGGTCAAAGCCAAAGCGGCCATTAAAGAGAAAGATGACTATTCGGAAGAAGAGGTGGAAAAACTGGCAAAGACTATCGGTATCGGTGCGGTGAAGTATGCCGACCTCTCCATCAACCGTGAATCGAACTATATCTTCAACTGGGACAAGATGCTGTCATTTGAGGGAAATACCTCTCTTTATATGCAGTATGCCTATGCACGTATACAGAGTATCTTCAGACGTTACGGGGGTGAGATCAAAGGTGATATCGTTATCACCGATGTGCTTGAGCACCGTTTGAGTGTGATGCTGCTTCGTTTTGAAGAGGTACTTGAGAGAGCAGCGGAAGATGCCGCTCCCAACCAGATCACGACTTACCTGTATGAACTGGTCACACTCTTTATGCGTTTCTACGAACAGAACCCCATCTTGAAAGAAGGCGTTGATGAAGCAACGAAACAGTCACGTCTCGCATTGGCGGATATGACGGCAAAAACCATTAAGCAGGGCTTGGATATACTTGGTATTGAGGTAGTAGATAAACTCTAA
- the miaB gene encoding tRNA (N6-isopentenyl adenosine(37)-C2)-methylthiotransferase MiaB, whose amino-acid sequence MKKLFIETLGCAMNVRDSEHMIAELNRKEPYELTQNLNEADLIIINTCSVREKPVAKLFSEIGVFNKHKKPGAKIGVAGCTASHLGKDIIKRAPSVDFVIGARNVSKITQVVNTKHAVEIDTDYDESTYAFGEYRTNPFKAMVNISIGCDKSCTFCIVPATRGDEISIPSDLLVQEITKAVSSGAKEVMLLGQNVNNYGRRFGAVEEKIDFTGLLQKISKIEGLERIRFTSPHPLHMDDAFLEEFASNPKLCKQIHVPLQSGSTSLLKAMKRGYTKENFLGRCEKIRTLCPEATISTDIIVGFPGETEADFEDTMDVLEKVRFEQLFSFKYSPRPHTEAAEFEEQIDNRIAGERLTRLQARHTEILDEIMDAQLGKVHEVYFDELKSNGRVSGRSDDGKLVFVEGSEELLGKIADVKITKTSRGALDGVLV is encoded by the coding sequence ATGAAAAAATTATTCATAGAAACACTCGGATGTGCGATGAATGTCCGTGACAGCGAACATATGATCGCGGAGCTGAACAGAAAAGAGCCTTACGAGCTTACCCAGAATCTCAATGAGGCAGACCTGATCATCATCAACACCTGTTCGGTCAGGGAAAAGCCTGTTGCCAAGCTCTTCTCAGAGATCGGTGTTTTCAACAAACATAAAAAACCAGGAGCCAAAATAGGGGTTGCCGGATGTACGGCAAGCCATTTGGGAAAAGATATCATCAAAAGAGCACCGTCGGTAGATTTTGTCATCGGTGCGAGGAATGTCTCCAAGATCACACAGGTGGTCAATACGAAACATGCCGTTGAGATCGATACGGATTATGATGAAAGTACCTATGCATTCGGTGAATACCGAACCAATCCTTTCAAAGCGATGGTCAATATCTCTATCGGGTGTGACAAGTCCTGTACTTTCTGTATCGTTCCGGCAACCAGGGGCGATGAGATCTCCATCCCCAGTGACCTGCTGGTACAGGAGATCACAAAAGCTGTATCGAGTGGGGCCAAAGAAGTGATGCTTCTTGGGCAAAACGTCAACAATTACGGCAGACGTTTCGGTGCGGTTGAGGAGAAGATAGATTTTACCGGACTGCTTCAAAAAATATCTAAGATCGAAGGTTTGGAGCGCATTCGCTTCACCTCTCCCCATCCTCTGCATATGGATGACGCATTCCTTGAAGAGTTCGCTTCCAACCCGAAGTTATGCAAGCAGATACATGTACCGCTTCAGAGTGGCTCGACTTCTCTTCTCAAGGCGATGAAACGTGGCTATACGAAAGAGAATTTTCTGGGCCGCTGTGAAAAGATTCGTACGCTTTGCCCCGAAGCGACCATCTCGACAGATATCATTGTCGGTTTCCCTGGCGAGACCGAGGCGGATTTTGAAGATACAATGGATGTGTTGGAAAAAGTACGTTTTGAGCAGCTTTTTTCCTTCAAGTACTCTCCACGGCCCCATACAGAAGCGGCAGAATTTGAAGAGCAGATCGATAACAGGATCGCAGGCGAACGGTTGACACGGCTGCAGGCAAGACATACAGAAATACTCGATGAGATCATGGATGCACAGCTTGGAAAAGTGCATGAAGTCTATTTTGACGAACTCAAATCCAACGGCAGGGTCTCCGGACGCAGTGATGACGGGAAGCTTGTTTTTGTAGAGGGCAGCGAAGAGCTTCTCGGGAAGATCGCAGATGTCAAGATTACCAAAACATCACGTGGTGCGCTCGACGGTGTATTGGTATAG
- the nadD gene encoding nicotinate (nicotinamide) nucleotide adenylyltransferase, protein MVNQSKPEVAIFGGSFDPPHKGHQQIIRKAVQILDIDKLIVLPAYLNPFKNVSLASPEKRLEWCHQLFDELPGVVVDDYEIRQNKSVRTSQSVKHFNNAYSVKYLIIGSDNLSTLTKWHEFEWLNDHITWVIVTRKGHPVQTEGLKSWRILEIDFPISSTTIREKKDLRYIDSKIKQSVEKTIKDKKE, encoded by the coding sequence TTGGTTAATCAGTCCAAGCCTGAAGTTGCAATATTCGGGGGGAGTTTCGACCCGCCGCACAAAGGACATCAACAAATCATCCGGAAGGCTGTCCAGATTCTGGACATCGATAAACTTATTGTGCTTCCTGCCTACCTGAACCCTTTCAAGAACGTTTCTCTGGCAAGTCCGGAAAAACGCCTGGAGTGGTGCCATCAGCTTTTTGATGAGTTACCAGGGGTGGTCGTCGATGATTATGAGATCAGACAGAACAAAAGTGTACGAACCTCACAAAGTGTAAAACATTTCAATAATGCATACAGTGTAAAGTATCTTATTATCGGTTCTGACAACCTGTCAACATTGACAAAATGGCATGAATTCGAGTGGCTCAACGACCATATTACCTGGGTGATCGTTACAAGAAAAGGGCACCCCGTACAAACAGAGGGGCTCAAGTCCTGGAGAATTCTGGAAATAGATTTTCCGATCTCTTCTACCACGATAAGAGAGAAAAAAGACCTGCGCTATATTGACAGCAAAATAAAACAATCGGTCGAAAAGACCATAAAGGACAAAAAAGAATGA
- the rsfS gene encoding ribosome silencing factor → MTTEERIDNIVNVLDEKKAEEIEVFNLEDADYIANYVIIANSLNPKHTIALFEHLKKDLKPSGEAFLASDVSDDWVVADLGDILIHIMIPEYRQRYSLEAFLNEIVEKQKKNKES, encoded by the coding sequence ATGACAACAGAAGAGAGAATAGATAATATCGTCAACGTACTCGATGAGAAAAAAGCTGAAGAGATAGAGGTTTTCAATCTCGAAGATGCGGACTATATTGCAAATTATGTGATCATTGCGAATTCACTCAACCCCAAACATACCATCGCACTTTTCGAGCACCTCAAAAAAGACCTGAAACCGTCGGGAGAGGCATTTCTTGCAAGCGACGTAAGTGATGACTGGGTCGTAGCAGATCTGGGGGATATTTTGATTCATATCATGATCCCGGAATACAGACAGCGTTATTCACTTGAAGCATTTTTAAATGAAATAGTAGAAAAACAGAAGAAGAACAAAGAATCATAA
- the gap gene encoding type I glyceraldehyde-3-phosphate dehydrogenase, whose protein sequence is MAIKVAINGLGRIGRCVARIIADRNDIELVAVNASGTEDMLEYNLKFDSVHGKRSDVKVADGYVNIGTTKAKIFAERELEKIDFASCGAEIVLECTGAFLTEESVQPYLDNGIKKVLFSAPAKDDTATFVLGANADEYDGQAVVSNASCTTNGLAPVAKVLDDAFGIQKGLMTTIHSYTSSQPILDAKHKKDPRKGRAGAVNILPTTTGAAKAISKVLPNLEGKLNGQAIRVPTPDVSMVDLTVTLREEVILDEVKAAFKIASEGSHKGILGVDEEYRVSQDFVGEELSSVVALDTIQVIGGNMVKVLSWYDNEWGYSCRLVDMAVHISKK, encoded by the coding sequence ATGGCAATAAAAGTAGCGATAAACGGATTGGGACGAATTGGCAGATGTGTAGCGCGAATCATTGCGGACAGGAATGATATAGAGCTGGTTGCCGTGAATGCGAGCGGTACGGAAGATATGCTTGAGTACAATCTCAAATTTGACTCTGTCCACGGAAAACGCAGCGATGTCAAAGTTGCTGATGGTTATGTCAATATCGGAACGACAAAAGCAAAGATCTTTGCAGAACGTGAACTTGAAAAGATCGATTTTGCTTCCTGCGGTGCAGAGATCGTGCTTGAGTGTACAGGAGCATTCCTCACAGAGGAGAGCGTACAGCCCTATCTCGATAACGGGATCAAAAAAGTGCTCTTCTCCGCACCTGCGAAGGATGATACGGCCACATTCGTACTGGGTGCCAATGCAGACGAGTATGACGGGCAGGCTGTGGTTTCCAATGCAAGCTGTACCACGAACGGCCTGGCGCCGGTCGCCAAAGTTCTCGACGATGCCTTTGGCATACAGAAAGGTCTGATGACAACCATTCACTCCTATACTTCCTCCCAGCCGATCCTCGATGCGAAACACAAGAAAGATCCGAGAAAGGGACGTGCAGGTGCTGTGAATATCCTGCCGACTACTACAGGTGCGGCCAAAGCAATATCCAAAGTACTGCCAAACCTTGAGGGTAAACTCAACGGACAGGCGATCAGGGTACCGACACCCGATGTTTCTATGGTGGACCTGACCGTAACACTAAGAGAAGAGGTGATCCTTGATGAGGTCAAGGCAGCCTTTAAAATAGCCAGCGAAGGTTCGCATAAGGGCATCCTTGGTGTAGATGAAGAGTACAGGGTTTCTCAGGACTTTGTCGGAGAGGAACTCAGCAGTGTTGTTGCACTCGATACCATTCAGGTGATCGGCGGGAATATGGTCAAAGTACTTTCCTGGTACGACAATGAGTGGGGCTATTCCTGTAGACTCGTAGATATGGCTGTACACATCAGTAAAAAATAA
- a CDS encoding uracil-DNA glycosylase family protein codes for MPSNSWEKILQEAYGELEEAYRSFLEKDSGYIPNRENYLNAFKTLPREKVKYILFGQDPYPRKESASGYAFIDAKVKEIFSDTGLSKEVNRATSLRNFIKMALVARGDLILEDLSQDAISAIDKTPLISSVKELRINFEKNGVLLLNTALIFTDKKSSTKHVKAWRPFVQSLLLSLEAQQPKLILFGTHAKELQKHLPLENFETIELEHPYNHTFISNPKALTLFGPMRLLDK; via the coding sequence ATGCCGTCTAACAGCTGGGAGAAGATTCTTCAGGAGGCGTATGGAGAACTTGAGGAGGCGTATCGCTCTTTTCTTGAAAAAGACAGCGGGTATATCCCGAACAGAGAAAACTACCTGAATGCCTTCAAGACACTGCCCAGGGAGAAGGTAAAATATATCCTTTTCGGTCAGGATCCCTACCCCCGGAAAGAGAGTGCCAGCGGCTATGCTTTCATCGATGCAAAGGTAAAAGAGATATTCTCCGATACAGGGTTAAGCAAAGAGGTGAATCGTGCGACAAGCCTGCGTAACTTCATCAAAATGGCTTTGGTTGCCCGGGGTGACCTGATACTGGAGGACCTTTCCCAGGATGCTATTTCTGCTATTGACAAAACACCGCTCATTTCCTCCGTCAAAGAGCTCAGGATCAATTTTGAAAAGAACGGCGTACTGCTTCTCAACACGGCACTCATCTTTACGGATAAAAAAAGCTCTACAAAACATGTCAAAGCCTGGAGACCTTTCGTACAGAGCCTCCTGCTTTCCCTTGAAGCCCAACAGCCAAAGCTCATTCTTTTCGGAACCCATGCCAAAGAGCTTCAAAAACATTTACCGCTTGAAAACTTTGAAACGATCGAGCTGGAACATCCCTATAACCACACTTTCATCAGCAATCCCAAAGCACTGACACTTTTCGGTCCGATGAGACTACTTGATAAATAA
- a CDS encoding twin-arginine translocase TatA/TatE family subunit — translation MGMPSMPELLIVLAIVVLLFGAKKIPDLAKGMGKGIKDFKKAIKEDDEEEEVKEITKKEEPKVESAAEEKKSENA, via the coding sequence ATGGGTATGCCAAGTATGCCGGAGTTGTTGATCGTTTTGGCGATCGTCGTACTTCTATTCGGAGCGAAAAAAATTCCAGACCTTGCAAAAGGAATGGGTAAGGGTATCAAAGACTTCAAAAAAGCCATCAAAGAAGATGATGAAGAGGAAGAAGTGAAAGAGATCACCAAAAAAGAAGAGCCGAAAGTCGAATCAGCGGCTGAAGAGAAAAAAAGCGAAAACGCTTAA
- a CDS encoding phosphoglycerate kinase, producing the protein MLRTIKDIEIDEKRVFIRCDFNVPKDEFGNITDDRRIRSALHTIRYCIDRGCKIILASHYERPEPGKYEEKYSLRPIAKRLHTLLKIKNELYMANDVVGPDAKEKASKLQEGDILMLENLRYEAGETANDETFAKELASFADVYINDAFGACHRKHASIYAIAMQFDKDHKAAGFLLSKEVNFFGKVLESPIRPFIAVVGGSKVSGKLQALNNLLNKVDKVIIGGGMAFTFLKAQGYEIGKSLVEDDLIGEARDIMEKAHSLGVKFYLPVDFVVAPEFSENTAVKYLPSQEIPHDWMGLDTGPASSRLFREVLNDAQTIIWNGPMGVYEMDKFSKGSIMMSHHIAETHATTIVGGGDTADVAQRAGDVDEMTFVSTGGGASLKLIEGVKLPGIEALEN; encoded by the coding sequence ATGCTAAGAACAATCAAAGATATCGAGATTGACGAGAAAAGAGTATTTATACGCTGTGACTTTAACGTACCGAAAGATGAATTTGGAAATATTACGGATGATAGACGTATCCGCTCTGCTCTGCATACGATCCGCTACTGTATTGACAGGGGATGCAAGATTATTCTTGCTTCCCATTATGAACGACCGGAACCGGGAAAATATGAAGAAAAATATTCTCTGCGTCCGATAGCTAAAAGACTGCACACACTTTTGAAGATCAAAAATGAACTATATATGGCAAATGATGTTGTCGGTCCGGATGCCAAAGAAAAAGCATCAAAACTTCAGGAGGGGGATATTTTAATGCTTGAAAACCTCCGCTATGAAGCAGGGGAAACAGCCAACGATGAAACATTTGCCAAAGAACTGGCATCGTTTGCAGATGTCTATATCAATGATGCTTTCGGCGCCTGTCACAGAAAGCATGCTTCAATCTATGCGATTGCTATGCAGTTTGATAAAGACCACAAAGCGGCTGGCTTTCTTTTAAGTAAAGAAGTGAACTTCTTCGGTAAAGTACTTGAGAGCCCTATCAGACCCTTTATTGCCGTTGTTGGGGGTTCAAAAGTTTCTGGAAAACTTCAAGCACTGAACAATTTGCTGAATAAAGTTGACAAAGTGATCATCGGTGGAGGTATGGCTTTTACCTTTCTGAAAGCACAGGGCTATGAGATCGGTAAATCACTTGTGGAAGATGATTTGATTGGAGAAGCAAGAGATATTATGGAAAAGGCACATTCTTTGGGAGTGAAATTCTATCTTCCTGTCGATTTTGTCGTAGCACCTGAATTTTCTGAAAATACCGCTGTTAAATATCTTCCTTCCCAGGAGATCCCGCATGACTGGATGGGACTCGATACGGGACCGGCATCTTCGAGACTTTTCCGTGAAGTCCTGAATGATGCACAGACGATCATCTGGAACGGACCGATGGGCGTTTACGAGATGGACAAGTTCTCGAAGGGAAGCATTATGATGTCCCACCATATCGCCGAGACACATGCCACGACCATCGTTGGCGGAGGTGATACAGCCGATGTGGCTCAGAGAGCTGGAGACGTGGATGAGATGACCTTTGTCAGTACCGGTGGCGGTGCAAGCCTGAAACTTATTGAGGGCGTAAAGCTTCCGGGCATAGAAGCACTGGAAAACTAA
- a CDS encoding HP0268 family nuclease: MKLKLARTTLKAKPKTIELKKLEEELASRSIFYFDKDNSHKELKELIEYFEEKGYSVYMREVKYGLDDNEFIYEVHIIA, encoded by the coding sequence ATGAAACTGAAACTTGCTAGAACGACACTGAAAGCAAAGCCAAAAACAATAGAACTTAAAAAACTGGAAGAGGAACTAGCAAGCAGATCGATATTTTACTTCGACAAGGATAATTCACACAAAGAGCTCAAAGAGCTTATAGAGTATTTCGAAGAGAAAGGGTATTCTGTCTATATGCGTGAAGTGAAATACGGTCTTGATGACAACGAGTTCATCTACGAAGTACACATTATTGCATAA
- the gmk gene encoding guanylate kinase, whose protein sequence is MQKGAILVLSGPSGAGKSTIINAASDEIGEYYFSISTTTRDPRMGEQDGVDYFFVSKKEFEEDIKAGNFLEYAQVHGNYYGTSLKPVNQALEQGKLVIFDIDIQGHRLVRAKMDDITTSAFITPPTLKELETRLRARCTDDEEVILRRIANAKEEIRAVGEYDFTIINDTVEEAAQKFIIVAKAARLKQSREDEEKFIQRWLG, encoded by the coding sequence ATGCAGAAAGGCGCGATACTGGTTCTATCAGGCCCAAGCGGAGCAGGTAAGAGTACGATCATCAATGCGGCATCCGATGAGATAGGGGAGTATTATTTCTCCATTTCCACGACGACAAGGGACCCCCGTATGGGGGAACAGGACGGTGTGGACTATTTCTTTGTCAGTAAAAAGGAATTCGAAGAAGACATCAAAGCGGGAAATTTTCTGGAGTATGCCCAGGTACATGGCAATTACTACGGTACATCCCTCAAACCGGTTAACCAGGCACTGGAGCAGGGGAAGTTGGTCATTTTCGATATCGATATACAGGGGCACCGGTTGGTACGTGCGAAGATGGACGATATCACCACTTCCGCCTTTATTACGCCGCCTACGCTGAAAGAACTTGAAACAAGGCTACGGGCACGCTGTACGGATGATGAAGAGGTGATCCTCAGACGTATTGCGAATGCAAAAGAGGAGATCCGTGCGGTCGGCGAGTATGATTTTACGATCATAAACGATACAGTGGAAGAGGCGGCACAGAAATTCATTATTGTCGCAAAAGCGGCGAGGCTCAAGCAGAGCAGGGAAGATGAGGAGAAATTCATACAGCGGTGGCTGGGATAA
- a CDS encoding lysophospholipid acyltransferase family protein, with product MKHFFRTVAKVTVPPLLYVLMRIIWFSTSKKFHFISPVGEEQHVCVCWHGELFMSPQAYREIHKKQLASAIISSHFDGSLIAGTLKYLHIRPLRGSTKRGARQVLLQAFKSIKAGEEVLITPDGPRGPRHSMSDGAVGIALKSGLPIFIMNFMAENYWQLKSWDRFVIPKPFSKVDFYLQSISLEGMDFEEAKAFLSERMLEHTILQ from the coding sequence ATGAAACATTTCTTCAGAACTGTGGCGAAGGTCACTGTTCCTCCTCTTCTTTATGTATTGATGCGGATCATCTGGTTCAGCACCTCTAAAAAATTCCACTTCATCTCTCCAGTCGGTGAAGAACAGCATGTCTGTGTCTGCTGGCACGGAGAACTTTTTATGAGTCCACAGGCTTATAGAGAGATCCATAAAAAGCAGCTGGCCTCTGCCATTATCTCCTCCCATTTTGACGGCTCACTGATCGCAGGGACCCTGAAATACCTCCATATAAGACCTCTGAGAGGCTCTACAAAAAGAGGTGCAAGACAGGTACTTTTACAGGCGTTTAAAAGTATCAAGGCAGGCGAAGAGGTGCTAATAACCCCTGACGGCCCACGAGGTCCAAGACACTCCATGAGTGACGGTGCTGTGGGCATTGCACTGAAAAGCGGATTACCGATCTTTATTATGAATTTCATGGCAGAGAATTACTGGCAGCTGAAAAGTTGGGACAGATTTGTGATCCCAAAACCTTTTAGCAAAGTTGATTTCTATCTTCAAAGTATCAGTCTGGAAGGTATGGACTTTGAAGAGGCAAAAGCATTTCTGTCTGAACGGATGCTGGAACACACAATATTGCAGTGA